The following DNA comes from Thermoanaerobaculum aquaticum.
AGGGCCTCCGGCGATTTCGGGTCCAAACGGAGGGCCTCCCGGAGAACCACTTCCTTCCTCTCGGGCGGCAAGGTGCGAGACCGCAGCACCAGGGCCTGGGCATAAGGGCTCAAGCGCTTGAGCTCCAGGCGGGAGGCTACCTGCAACAGCTCGTCGGTGCGGTCACGGAGAGCGGAAGGGTTGAGGGGATCCAGCGTGCCCGTAAGGCGAAACCAGGCTTGTTCGATTTCCGCCGGAACCATGCTTCTGGGGGCTGCCAGCGCTGCCTGGCTGGCCAGGAAAAACAAGCCAATGCCCAGAAGCTTAACGGTTTGCTTGGACATAGAGGGCCCGGAGCTGGAAAAGCACGTCATCCAGGTACCTGGCTTCCTCGGGCGTAAGCTGGGCCGCCGTTTTTTCCTGAACCACTCCGAGGAGGTCAATGAAGTACCTGGCGGTCTCAGGATCACGGCCGCGGCCGGGGATTTGCCCGGACAGAAGCGCCAGGGCTTGCTGGGCGAAGAAATCCACCAAGTCAAAAAACGAGAGGCGGTTGGGGAGATGCACGCCTCCCCGGCCTTTTTGCGGTTCCTCCTTGGGCACTTCTTGGGTTTTCGGTGCACTTTGCTGCTGCGGGGTTGCCGTGGGTTCGGTGCTGGCGGGAGGTGCCGGGGGCAAATCCTCCCGGAGCTCGCCATCAGGCGTAAACCATCGGCGATCAATGACCTTGACTGGCTTTTTCTCTTTTTCTTCCTCGCTCACCGCGCCCTCCTGCAAGCCATCTCATCTTAGCGCGGAATAAGGTACGAAGCCAACGTTCTTGTTGCAAGCCGCGACATTTCCGTTCAGGGGCTTTGCCCGCGTCGCACTTTTGGGTTGTGCGCTCCATGGTAGGCTGCCCTCCGATGAAGGTACTGGTGGTGGGACCATCATGGCCGTTCCGCGGGGGCATTGCCCGCACCACCACCAGCTTAGCCGAGGCGCTGGCCAATCAGAACGCTTTAGCCGGTTTCTGCGTGCCGTTCCGCCAGTACCCCCGCTGGCTTTACCCCGGGGGAGAGGATCGCGACGAGGCTGCGTGTCCGCGGCTACCGCAGGCCAATGCCTGCTTTTCGCTGTTTGATCCGCTTTCCTGGCGGTTTTTGCGGCGGGCGATCAAGGACCTTGCTCCACAAGCGCTGGTGCTGCCCCACTGGACCGCAGCCTGGGCGCCTCTGGAGCTGTTCCTGGTGCGACAGGGGGTGCCGGTCTTTGGGGTGGTGCACAACCCCTTTGACCACTCCGGGGCGGCTTTGAGTCGCTGGGCCAGCCGGGCGGTGCTGGGCCGCTTTCGCGGGTTTTTGACCCACGCCAAGAGCGTGGCTTGGCAGCTTTCCCGCTGGTTTCCCGAAAAGCCCCTGCGTGTTCATCCGCTGCCGCCACCGCAGGTGACGCCGGTGGCCAGGCATCAGGCGCGGGAGAAGCTGGGAATAGCGCAAGACGCGGTGGTTTTCCTGTTTTTCGGTTTGGTGCGGCCCTACAAGGGGCTGGACGTGCTTTTGGATGCGGCCCGCTTGCTTCCCGAGGACCGCAAATGGACGCTGGCGGTGGCGGGCGAGCTTTGGGGTGAGGCCGGGGAGCTGGAGGCGCGCCTTGGCGATGCTTTTTGGCGGGAGAGGCTGCTGTTTCACCCCCAGTGGGTTCC
Coding sequences within:
- a CDS encoding DUF1844 domain-containing protein — encoded protein: MSEEEKEKKPVKVIDRRWFTPDGELREDLPPAPPASTEPTATPQQQSAPKTQEVPKEEPQKGRGGVHLPNRLSFFDLVDFFAQQALALLSGQIPGRGRDPETARYFIDLLGVVQEKTAAQLTPEEARYLDDVLFQLRALYVQANR
- a CDS encoding glycosyltransferase family 4 protein, with the translated sequence MKVLVVGPSWPFRGGIARTTTSLAEALANQNALAGFCVPFRQYPRWLYPGGEDRDEAACPRLPQANACFSLFDPLSWRFLRRAIKDLAPQALVLPHWTAAWAPLELFLVRQGVPVFGVVHNPFDHSGAALSRWASRAVLGRFRGFLTHAKSVAWQLSRWFPEKPLRVHPLPPPQVTPVARHQAREKLGIAQDAVVFLFFGLVRPYKGLDVLLDAARLLPEDRKWTLAVAGELWGEAGELEARLGDAFWRERLLFHPQWVPEEESKLWFSAADVVVLPYRRATGSAVAAQALAYGLPLVATRTGGLEEVVEEGVNGLLVEPSDVEGLAKALEQLLDPEKRERLATGATLLGRRWSWDSYASCLLDLIREGLAV